The following coding sequences are from one Musa acuminata AAA Group cultivar baxijiao chromosome BXJ1-6, Cavendish_Baxijiao_AAA, whole genome shotgun sequence window:
- the LOC135677816 gene encoding gibberellin 20 oxidase 2-like has product MDSVSPVTLDLNKEEGHCSNGAIVFDTSFLRRQAKIPESFVWPRNERPHPLEELEVPVVDLRGLFEGDEASISRAAEASRAACVRHGFFQVINHKVDAKVSGDALDAAGDFFKLPLSTKLRARRQPGSAWGYVGAHADRFASKLPWKETLTFCYDYGERGDGVVDYFTSKLGEGFEPMGRVYRRYCEAMKELSLSIMELLGISLGVGREYYRQFFEDGSSIMRCNSYPLCQEPELALGTGPHCDPTALTILLQDQVGGLQVFTEGKWQAVRPVRSALVINIGDTFMALSNGRYKSCLHRAVVNSERERLSLAFFVCPRGDRVVRPPRELLLLLEEEAVPREFPDFTWTELLEFTQTHYRADTTTLQNFARRRFLASPP; this is encoded by the exons ATGGATTCCGTCTCTCCTGTCACTTTAGACCTCAACAAGGAGGAAGGCCACTGCAGCAACGGTGCCATCGTCTTCGACACCTCCTTCCTCCGGAGACAAGCTAAGATACCCGAGTCATTCGTCTGGCCTCGCAACGAGAGGCCTCACCCACTGGAGGAGCTCGAGGTGCCCGTCGTCGACCTCCGAGGACTCTTCGAGGGCGACGAGGCCTCCATCAGCCGCGCGGCCGAGGCCAGCCGGGCCGCATGCGTGCGCCACGGATTCTTCCAAGTGATCAACCATAAGGTTGACGCGAAGGTCTCCGGCGACGCCCTTGACGCTGCCGGGGACTTCTTCAAGCTCCCCCTGAGCACCAAACTGAGGGCCCGGAGGCAGCCCGGGAGCGCGTGGGGCTACGTCGGAGCCCACGCCGATCGCTTCGCCTCCAAGCTGCCGTGGAAGGAGACACTCACGTTCTGCTACGACTACGGCGAGCGCGGGGATGGTGTCGTGGACTACTTCACGTCGAAGCTCGGGGAAGGATTCGAGCCGATGGG GAGGGTGTACCGGAGGTACTGTGAGGCCATGAAGGAGCTGTCGCTGTCGATCATGGAGCTGCTGGGGATCAGTCTGGGCGTGGGAAGGGAGTACTACAGGCAGTTCTTCGAGGACGGGAGCTCCATCATGAGGTGCAACAGCTACCCGCTGTGCCAAGAACCAGAGCTGGCGCTGGGGACGGGGCCTCACTGCGATCCCACCGCGCTGACGATTCTGCTGCAAGACCAAGTGGGCGGCCTGCAGGTGTTCACGGAGGGCAAATGGCAGGCCGTTCGCCCCGTCCGGAGCGCGCTGGTCATCAACATCGGCGACACGTTCATG GCATTGTCCAACGGGAGGTACAAGAGCTGCCTCCACCGGGCGGTGGTCAACAGCGAGAGGGAGCGGCTGTCTTTGGCCTTCTTCGTGTGCCCGAGAGGTGACAGGGTGGTTCGGCCGCCAAGggagctgctgctgctactggagGAGGAGGCGGTGCCGAGGGAGTTCCCCGACTTCACTTGGACGGAGCTGCTGGAGTTCACGCAGACCCACTACAGAGCAGACACCACCACGCTCCAAAACTTTGCCCGCCGCCGGTTCCTCGCCTCCCCACCCTAA